CCTGAGGGTTTCTGCGATCAATGCTGCCAGTGAACGTTTTCTTGATTATCTCGGCGTATGGAAAAGCATTGAGGCTTTACGTCTTAGCCCTTATTCAGCCATGGATGTTTGGGATCGCGATAGCTTTGGCCGTATCGCTTTTAAGGCAGAAGATTACGGTTATACCCACTTGGGGCATATCATTGAAAATGATGTGATTCATAAAGCGCTGTGGGATAAAGCCAATAGCAGTGGTGATATTACCCTGCTGGCCCCAGCTCGACTTAAACAAGTGGTTAGAGGTGAAAACGAAGCGTTTATTACTCTGGAAGATGGCCGGATGTTGAGTGGCCGTTTGGTCGTCGGTGCGGATGGCGCTAACTCATGGGTGCGTCAACATGCGGATATTCCCCTGACATTTCGCGATTATGGTCATCATGCCTTGGTGGCAACCATTCGCACTGATGAGCCTCACCAACATTGTGCTCGTCAAGTATTTCACGGTGATGGCATCTTAGCTTTTCTGCCGCTATGGCAAACGGACCTATGCTCGATTGTCTGGTCGTTACCGCCGGAAAAGGCCGAGCAAATGAAAAAAATGGATAATCAGCAATTTAATCATCAGCTCGGCATCGCGTTTGACAACCGGCTCGGGCGTTGTCACGTCGTGAGCGACAGAGCCATATTTCCTTTAACGGCTCGCTATGCGCGCAGTTTTGCCGCCCATCGGCTGGCACTGGTTGGCGATGCGGCACATACCATCCATCCTTTGGCCGGGCAGGGCGTGAATCTTGGCTTTATGGATGCCGCCTGCCTGATAGAAGAGATTCGGCGCTTACAGAAACAGGGCAAAGATTTAGGCAATTATCTCTATTTGCGGAAGTATGAGCGTAGCCGTAAACAGAGTGCAGTCATGATGCTGGCTGCAATGCAGGGTTTCCGGGGTGTGTTTGATGGCGATCATCCGGCGAAAAAGCTGTTTCGGGATATCGGACTGAAACTGGCGGATACGCTACCGGGAGTAAAACCGCATTTGGTTCATCAAGCCATGGGATTACGTGATTTACCGGATTGGCTGGCAAGCCCGTTATAGGGCATTGCCAGTTTTATTTTTGGTGATTAAGCCTTAGTCTGTTGGCTATGCCACTGGGCTAAGGCATCGCGAACGCGACCAATCATTTCAGTCCATGATTTCTCATCGCTGTGGCGGAAGAGACGCATTGACGGATACCAAGATGAGGTTTCCTGTCCTTCAATCCAGCGCCAGTCAATAGCAAAGGCCGGGAGCATCACCCAACAGGGTTTATTCATGGCTCCAGCAAGGTGAGCTACGGACGTATCAACGGTAATCACCAGATCCACTTGATCGATAATTGCCGTGGTATCCGCATAGCTAGTGACCTGATGACCTAAGGCCAGAATAGGGAACTCTGCCGGTGCATTAATCGCTTCGTCCTCTCCTTCTCCCTTTTGCAAACTAACCCACTCAATATTGGGCACTGACCATAACGGATGCAGCACTGATAGATTCTCTAAAGAGCGGTTGCGATCGTTGGCGTGCTTGGATGAACCTTTCCATACCAAGCCTACCCGTAGCGGACGAGGCTCTGCGGAAGGCAAGCGCCATTGTTCGGGTATTGGTGATGGTGCAAAGACGTAAGGTGGTTGTAGTGCAAAAGGATCCTGACTGTCGACGAAGTGTCGTGGCAGGTCCAGCAGTAAACTCCAAACGTCAAACTCCGGCAAGGGCGCATTGTTTTCTTTATCTAATACAATAATACCGTCGATATTGGGCAGCGACTGCATCAGGGAATAGAGAGCAGGGCGACACATCAGATAGACTGTGGATGCGCCCTTTTCCTGTTTCAGACGAGTGGCGAAACGACAGAATTGTATCTCATCCCCCATTCCCTGTTCTGGATGTACTAAAATGGCTTTCCCGGTCAGGTCCTCACCTTCCCAATAAGGGCGATTAATCGAAGGTAGATTCACAAAACGATGGGGATTGTTTTGGCTATAGCGACTGCGGTACAAAGACCAACCCTGTTCAAAGTTTCCTTGTTGCAGTAGAACCATGCCTAAGGTGTTCTGAGTACGCGCGTCTTGTGGAGAGAATTGCAAAAAGTAGCGCATATGGTCAACTGCGGATTCCAACTGTTGCATATGCGCCAGTACCGAACTTAGCCCGTAGCGCGCTTCAAGATGGTTCGGATCGGCCTCTAAAGCGAGCTGATACTGTTGAGCCGCTTCCTGATAACGGTCCATTTTGTGCAGCATAATACCGTAGTTGTTGCGGCAGCCGGCGTAGGATGGCAGCACGGATAGCGCCATCTGATAGTATTTTTCTGCGTTGGCAAAATCTTTATTATCGTAGTAGGTAAGGCCTAACCCGTTTAACGAACTGGGATCGTTGGGAACTACCGCCAGTGCTCGCAGGTAATAGCGCTCTGCCTCATCCAGTTTTTCATTACGGCGATAAAGGCGTGCCGCCTCATGTAAAAACCAGGCATCCTTAGGGGCGAACATCAGTCTTACCTGAATCTTTTTTAAGGCCTCTTCGGTTTTTCCGGCATTAATTAATTCTGTCACTGTCTGTTGTAGAGACGGTGGTGTGGCAGTTGGGCTGCTAACTCTGGTTTTTTTGTTCATAAAACGTACTGTAACTTCCCATATCTTCGTTTATGACGAGGCGAACACTTCCTGACGAACCCGCCGCCAACAGTGCGATAGAACGACACATGTATAGCCGAAAGTGGTGCGTTTAATAACCGTGATCATATACTAAAAAGCAGAAAATATTGAGTCTTATGCTTCAAGAGACGGGCTGTGAATTTGGTACAGAGCTTTAATAAAACCAATACTGATTTCTGTGCAGAAAACCGCAGTTTATGAATCAAAACTGCTGCATCATAGCAATTGTTCACATGTCGCGATAATTATTAACAATTACGTTAACTTATTGTTACATTAAGACCGATGCCACTTTTGGCACCCGATTTATCTATTACGGGATTCACCCTGAAGTATTTAAAGAGGACCCAATGACCAATAAGACCCCTCTGTACGATAGACACCTCGCCTGTGGTGCCAGAATGGTTGATTTTCATGATTGGATGATGCCGCTGAACTACGGTTCACAAATTGATGAACACCACGCTGTACGCCAGCATGCAGGCATGTTTGATGTTTCCCACATGACCATCGTTGATTTGCACGGTGTTAACACCCGTGAATATCTTCGTTATCTGCTAGCAAATGATGTCGTCAAGTTAACTCAACCTGGTAAAGCGCTGTACAGTGCGATGTTGAATGCATCGGCAGGGGTGATTGACGATCTGATTGTCTATTTTCTGGCAGAAGATTATTTCCGTTTGATTGTGAACTCCGCTACGCGAGAAAAAGATCTGGCGTGGATTACCGAGCATGCCCAGCCCTTTACTGTCGAAATACAAGTCCGCGATGACTTAGGATTAATTGCGGTGCAAGGGCCTGAGGCTAAACAACGCGTAGCAACCCTACTGACGGATCAACAGTGTCAGGCGGTTAACCAGATGAAGCCTTTCTTTGGCGTTCAGTCCGGCGATGTGTTTATTGCCACCACTGGGTATACGGGGGAAGAGGGCTATGAACTGATGATGTCCGCGAGCCAACTGGACGACTGGTGGCAGAAGCTGATGGCGGCAGGCGTGAAACCTTGTGGTTTAGGCGCTCGTGACACATTGCGTCTGGAAGCCGGCATGAATCTGTATGGTCAAGAGATGGATGAGGGGGTTTCCCCACTGGCAGCGAATATGGAGTGGACGATTGCTTGGGAGCCAGCGGATCGTGACTTTATTGGTCGTGCAAGGTTAGAGATTTTACGTAAGCAGGGTACCGACAAGCTGGTTGGCTTGGTGATGACTGAAAAAGGCGTGCTGCGCAATGAGCTGCCGGTGATGTTTTATGATGCAGCCGGTAAAGAACATCAGGGGGTGATCACCAGTGGTTCTTTCTCCCCTACGCTGGGTTGCAGTATCGCATTGGCGCGGGTTCCTCAGGGTATTGGTGATGTAGCCATCGTGCCAATTCGCAACCGTGAAATGCCGGTGCGGGTGGTGAAACCCGGATTTGTGCGTAACGGCAGAACACTGCTGGCACCAACAGAATAAGTCTAGATTAATTATTCTGAACCCCTGAATTAAACAGAGTCAGTTAAAAATAGCGATAAAAATGGAGAGCGACATGAGTAATGTACCTACTGATTTGAAATATGCGACGTCTCACGAATGGGTGCGTGAAGAGCAAGAAGGTGTCTATGCCATTGGAATTACTGACCACGCTCAACATTTGCTGGGTGACATGGTGTTTGTTGAACTCCCGGAAGTTGGCGACGAAGTCGCTGTTGGTGAAGCGTGCGCCGTCGCCGAGTCGGTAAAAGCCGCTTCCGATATCTATGCACCCATGAGCGGTGAAGTGATTGCGGTAAATGAGCAACTGAGCGATGCGCCAGAATTCGTTAACACTGAGCCATACGCTGGGGGATGGTTGTTTAAAATTAGGGCCAATGATATCAATGAGCTCAATAACTTACTGGATGCCGCAGGTTACCTCGCAACGCTGAATGACGAGTAACGGATAAGGCGCCCTGCACTTGAATGACAGGGCATTTTGCTTTTATTTCCGCTATCCCTATTCCTTCACCGGTATCAGCCCGTATCAGGCATGGCGGTCTTATCGAATCCATTCAGGAAGGTATCCCAGTGAATCGAACAATTAAGCAGCTTGAGTATGGTGAATCTTTTATCGAGCGCCATATTGGCCCATCCGCAGAACAGCGCCAGCAAATGTTGGATGTTATTGGGGCAAAAAGTCTTGATGAGTTAACTCAGTTTATTGTCCCTACCGATATTCAATTACCCCACCCTCCCGCGACCGGCGATGCTCAGACTGAACATCAGGCATTGGCTGAACTCAAAGCCATCGCGGCACAAAATCAACGCTATAAATCATACATTGGTATGGGCTATCACGCGGTACTGACTCCCCCGGTGATTTTGCGCAATATGCTGGAAAATCCAGGTTGGTATACGGCTTACACCCCATACCAACCGGAAGTCTCTCAGGGGCGTCTGGAAGCGTTACTTAACTTTCAGCAGATGACACAAGACCTTACCGGTTTAGATTTAGCTTCAGCATCGCTGCTGGATGAAGCGACCGCCGCTGCGGAAGCGATGGCAATGGCTAAACGATCCAGCAAGTTGAAACTGGCTAACAGCTTCTTTGTTGCAGAAGATGTCCATCCGCAAACCATCGATGTGATTAAAACCCGCGCAGAGGCTTTTGGCTTTAATGTGATCGTTGGGCCTTCCAGTCATGCGCTGGCGCATAGCGATCTGTTTGGCGCTCTGGTTCAACTGACTGGAACCAGCGGTGAATTGCATGATGACAGCACGTTATTGCATCAGTTAAAACAGCGTGGCGTGATTACCTGCATGGCTGCGGACATTATGTCGCTGGTGTTGCTGGAATCTCCGGCTGCTATGGGAACGGATGTGGTGTTTGGTTCCTCCCAGCGCTTCGGTGTTCCTATGGGGTATGGTGGACCACATGCTGCGTTTTTTGCCTGTCGCGATGAGTTTAAACGCGCCATGCCGGGCCGAATCATCGGCGTATCCAAAGATGTCGCCGGTAATACGGCACTACGCATGGCGATGCAGACGCGTGAACAGCATATCCGCCGTGAGAAGGCCAACTCCAATATCTGTACCTCACAGGTGTTGCTGGCTAATATCGCCGGTTTTTACGCGGTATATCACGGCCCGGCAGGTCTTAAGCGTATTGCTCAACGTATTCATCGACTAACCGATATTCTGGCGGCCGGATTACAACAAAAAGGGTTGACGCTTCGCCACCACCGTTGGTTTGACACGCTGTGCGTTGAAGTGGCGGATAAAGCGGCTGTGCTAACCCGTGCATTGAGTTTTGGGGTTAATCTGCGGGCAGATCTTGATGGTGCAGTGGGTATCAGCCTTGATGAGACAACCACCGTAGACGATCTGAATACCCTGTTTGATATTTTGTGTGGTGACCAAGAAAATATCGATATTGACGCATTGGATCGCCAATGCATCACCCAAAGCCAGAGTATTCCTACCGCGTTATTACGCCAAACTCCGATTCTGACTCATCCAGTATTTAACTGCTATCACAGTGAAACCGAGATGATGCGCTATATGCATCGCTTAGAGCGTAAAGATCTGGCATTGAATCAGGCGATGATCCCATTAGGCTCCTGTACCATGAAGCTGAATGCTGCTGCCGAGATGATTCCTATAACTTGGCCAGAGTTTGCAGAGCTGCATCCATTCTGCCCGCCAGAGCAAGCAACCGGATATCAGATCTTGTTAGGCCAGCTCTCCCAGTGGTTGGCGCAGATCACCGGTTACGATGCCATCTGCATGCAGCCTAACTCCGGGGCTCAGGGGGAATATGCCGGATTGCTGACCATTCGCCGTTATCACCAAAGTCGCGGTCAGGGGAATCGTCATATCTGTCTTATCCCTAGCTCTGCTCACGGTACTAACCCAGCGTCCGCTCAAATGGCAGGCATGACGGTGGTCGTGGTGGACTGTGATAAACGGGGAAACGTAGATTTACAGGATCTGCGCGTTAAAGCGGAGCAGTCTGGTGATGAACTCTCCTGCATTATGGTGACTTATCCATCCACCCACGGCGTGTATGAAGAGACCATCCGTGAAGTGTGTCATATCGTGCATCAGTTTGGCGGACAGGTGTATCTGGACGGGGCCAATATGAACGCACAGGTTGGCATGACTACTCCGGGCTATATTGGTGCCGATGTTTCGCATCTTAACCTGCATAAAACCTTTAGTATTCCTCACGGTGGCGGTGGGCCGGGCATGGGGCCAATTGGCGTGAAGAAACATCTGGCACCGTTTGTTCCCGGACACAGCGTGGTTCATCTGGAAGGGATTATCTCTCATCAGGGCGCAGTATCTGCTGCACCGTTTGGCAGCGCTTCTATTCTGCCAATCAGTTGGATGTATATTCATATGATGGGGGCTGAAGGGCTGAAGATGGCCAGTCAGGTGGCGATCTTGAACGCCAACTATATTGCTCGTCGACTAAAAGATGCGTATCCGGTGCTTTATTCCGGCGTTGATGGTTTAGTGGCTCACGAGTGCATTCTGGATATCCGTTCGTTAAAAGAGGCGTGCGGCATTACTGAAATGGATATTGCCAAACGCCTGATTGACTACGGTTTCCATGCGCCAACCATGTCATTCCCGGTGGCGGGTACATTAATGGTGGAGCCAACCGAGTCAGAGAGTAAGGTGGAGTTAGACCGCTTTATTGATGCCATGTTGGCTATCCGCAGCGAAATTCGTCGGGTACATGCCGGTGAGTGGCCGCTGAATGACAACCCGCTGGTGAATGCTCCACATGTACAGGGTGAACTGGTGCATGGGTGGAACCACCCTTACAGTCGGGATCTGGCGGTGTTCCCGTCTCAGGCCGTATTCCATAATAAATATTGGCCAACGGTAAAACGTCTGGATGATGTTTATGGGGACAGGAATTTGTTCTGTTCTTGTGTGCCGGTGGGGGAATATCGCTAAGATTTTTAAATCTTTTTTAGAAGGCGTTCCGGCCAGCATATAGAGAGAGAGCATATTGCTTCTCGTATATGGCCGGAAGCGCATCAGGCATAGATCCCTTTATTCTTATATTCTTAACATCAAACAGCAGGATATCGAAGACGCAAATAAATGCCTATGGATGTTCTTTTGTCTGTTGTTTCTGTGATAATTACCGCTATTCCGTTCAATTCCAGCTAAAAAAGCCTGTTTTTTGCTTCGGGGTGGAATAAGCATACCCACCGCTCGATTATTAGTGGTATATTTCCCGCAATATGGGGAGGTGTTTCCTTTCTCTGCCATTTTGCGGTGCTTAATTTCATATCCTATTGATATATCAAGGTTCGTTCCCTTGGTGTTTTGATAGAGTATGTCGGGCGGCCAAAATGAGAAAAGTGACAGACTACTCATATACAAAAATGACGTGCGATAACGCACGCGTAAAAATAGCAAGCAAACACACAACATAACTAAGAGAAACTAAAGTATGGAAATACTTGAGCAACTGGTCGATCGGGTTAATAGCCTGCTCTGGGACCACATACTGATATTCCTGCTATGTGGAACAGGGATCTACTTCACAATTCGTTTAGGTTTTATCCAAATTCGACATTTTGGCACCGGCATAAAAGAGCTGTTTGGTGGGATGTCGCTCAAAGGGGATAAAGCGGGCGAGCATGGGATGAGTTCATTCCAAGCCGTGGCAACCGCGATTGCTGGGCAGGTAGGCACAGGAAATCTGGCCGGGCCGGCAACAGCAATTCTGGCCGGTGGGCCGGGTGCGATTTTCTGGATGTGGGTTTCCTCTTTTCTGGGGATGTCTACCATCTATGCCGAAGCCATTCTGGCACAAAAATTCAAAACCAAAGATAAGAACGGACAAACCGTAGGTGGTCCTGCGTACTATATTGAACAAGGTTTAAAGTGTAAGTGGTTAGCCTGTGTTTTTGCCGTGCTGATTATTTTTGCTTTAGGTTTTATCGGTAATATGGTGCAGTCCAACGCCATTGCTTCTGCCTTTAACAGCTCTCTTGGTATACCAAACTGGCTGATGGGTGTGATCATGGCTATCGTTGCGGGCGTGGTGATTATCGGTGGTATCCGTAGCATCGCGTCCTTCAGTGAGAAAGTGGTGCCAGTTATGGCAATCTGCTATCTAATTGGTGCCTTTACTATTCTGGCGTTTAACTACCAATACATCCTACCCGCTTTTGAAGCGATTTTTGTCGCGGCATTTAATCCACAGGCGGTAGTAGGTGGTGGTGTTGGTATCGGTATCCAGCAGGCGATGCGTTTTGGTATTGCCAGAGGTCTGTTTGCCAACGAAGCCGGTATGGGCTCTACGCCTCATGCTCACGCGGTTGCCCGAGTCGCAAGACCGGAGCAACAGGGCTTTATCGCCATGATGGGCGTGTTCGTGGTGTGCGTTATCGTTACGGTGACTGCGCTGGTGATTATTACTTCCGGCATGAAGGAATGGGATGCGGCAGGTCGCATCGGTGAATCCTTCCTAAGTGTTTTCCGCGGTCAGGGAATTACGGTTACACAGCAGGCATACACCTATGTGTTTGGTCATTTTGGTAGCCTGTTTATCTCAGCATCGCTATTCTTCTTCGCATTTACCACCATTATTGGTTGGTACTACTATGCGGAAAACAACGTGCGTTATCTATTTAGTTCAACTTTCGCCGTGCGTATTTACCAGTTCCTAGTGATCTGCTTTATCTTTATCGCCTCATTGTTTAACGTTGAGCTGGTATGGAAAATGGCGGATATGTTCAACGGCTTGATGGTGCTACCAAACTTGGCTGCGTTACTGCTGCTTTCACCGATTGTGATTAAGTTGGGTAAAATGTCGGGATACGGTAGCGGTATTGCGGATCCTGAGCCGGGTAAATAATATCTGAAGTGATGTTTGTCTCCGATGGGAGAGCAAATCATTTGATAACCAACGGCAGCCCCGAAAGGGCTGCCGTTGGTATTTAACCACCGCGATCTCTGAAACAATAACCCTTCAATTTTTGGTCCATTTTTCCGCCGATAAATATTTCCACAGATTTACACAAAATATTCAGCTTACATGTGTACACTGAAATGATTCTCATATACTCTGATATCGGTTGTGAATACCAAAACTATCGACGTTGTTTTTATCCTTAATAAAAGGCCACCGTATGTCAGCGTCTGTTAAACAGGGCTATTCCGTAGCCGAAGAGATTGCCAATAGTGTCAGCCACGGCATTGGATTTATTTTAGGTATTGTCGGGCTGGTACTGCTTTTAACGCAGGCTATCGGTAAAGATGCCAGTTCTCTGGAAATTACCAGCTATAGCCTTTACGGCGGCAGTATTATTCTGCTGTTTCTTGCTTCAACGCTTTATCACGCCATCCCCAATCCGGCTGCCAAACGTCGGCTGAAAGTGTTTGATCACTGTGCGATTTATCTGCTGATTGCTGGAACTTACACCCCTTTCTTACTGGTCGGCTTAGGCTCTCCATTGGCTAAGGGATTAATGGTGGTTATCTGGAGTCTGGCGCTCATTGGGGTACTGTTTAAGTTAGCATTCACTCACCGTTTTAAAGTCGTTTCGCTGGTGACCTACTTGGGAATGGGATGGCTATCTCTGGTAGTGAT
Above is a window of Limnobaculum parvum DNA encoding:
- the ubiI gene encoding FAD-dependent 2-octaprenylphenol hydroxylase, yielding MHSYDVVIAGGGMVGLSLACGLQGSGLRIAIVENQLPDESLSTDPSLRVSAINAASERFLDYLGVWKSIEALRLSPYSAMDVWDRDSFGRIAFKAEDYGYTHLGHIIENDVIHKALWDKANSSGDITLLAPARLKQVVRGENEAFITLEDGRMLSGRLVVGADGANSWVRQHADIPLTFRDYGHHALVATIRTDEPHQHCARQVFHGDGILAFLPLWQTDLCSIVWSLPPEKAEQMKKMDNQQFNHQLGIAFDNRLGRCHVVSDRAIFPLTARYARSFAAHRLALVGDAAHTIHPLAGQGVNLGFMDAACLIEEIRRLQKQGKDLGNYLYLRKYERSRKQSAVMMLAAMQGFRGVFDGDHPAKKLFRDIGLKLADTLPGVKPHLVHQAMGLRDLPDWLASPL
- a CDS encoding tetratricopeptide repeat protein translates to MNKKTRVSSPTATPPSLQQTVTELINAGKTEEALKKIQVRLMFAPKDAWFLHEAARLYRRNEKLDEAERYYLRALAVVPNDPSSLNGLGLTYYDNKDFANAEKYYQMALSVLPSYAGCRNNYGIMLHKMDRYQEAAQQYQLALEADPNHLEARYGLSSVLAHMQQLESAVDHMRYFLQFSPQDARTQNTLGMVLLQQGNFEQGWSLYRSRYSQNNPHRFVNLPSINRPYWEGEDLTGKAILVHPEQGMGDEIQFCRFATRLKQEKGASTVYLMCRPALYSLMQSLPNIDGIIVLDKENNAPLPEFDVWSLLLDLPRHFVDSQDPFALQPPYVFAPSPIPEQWRLPSAEPRPLRVGLVWKGSSKHANDRNRSLENLSVLHPLWSVPNIEWVSLQKGEGEDEAINAPAEFPILALGHQVTSYADTTAIIDQVDLVITVDTSVAHLAGAMNKPCWVMLPAFAIDWRWIEGQETSSWYPSMRLFRHSDEKSWTEMIGRVRDALAQWHSQQTKA
- the gcvT gene encoding glycine cleavage system aminomethyltransferase GcvT, giving the protein MTNKTPLYDRHLACGARMVDFHDWMMPLNYGSQIDEHHAVRQHAGMFDVSHMTIVDLHGVNTREYLRYLLANDVVKLTQPGKALYSAMLNASAGVIDDLIVYFLAEDYFRLIVNSATREKDLAWITEHAQPFTVEIQVRDDLGLIAVQGPEAKQRVATLLTDQQCQAVNQMKPFFGVQSGDVFIATTGYTGEEGYELMMSASQLDDWWQKLMAAGVKPCGLGARDTLRLEAGMNLYGQEMDEGVSPLAANMEWTIAWEPADRDFIGRARLEILRKQGTDKLVGLVMTEKGVLRNELPVMFYDAAGKEHQGVITSGSFSPTLGCSIALARVPQGIGDVAIVPIRNREMPVRVVKPGFVRNGRTLLAPTE
- the gcvH gene encoding glycine cleavage system protein GcvH, which gives rise to MSNVPTDLKYATSHEWVREEQEGVYAIGITDHAQHLLGDMVFVELPEVGDEVAVGEACAVAESVKAASDIYAPMSGEVIAVNEQLSDAPEFVNTEPYAGGWLFKIRANDINELNNLLDAAGYLATLNDE
- the gcvP gene encoding aminomethyl-transferring glycine dehydrogenase — its product is MTGHFAFISAIPIPSPVSARIRHGGLIESIQEGIPVNRTIKQLEYGESFIERHIGPSAEQRQQMLDVIGAKSLDELTQFIVPTDIQLPHPPATGDAQTEHQALAELKAIAAQNQRYKSYIGMGYHAVLTPPVILRNMLENPGWYTAYTPYQPEVSQGRLEALLNFQQMTQDLTGLDLASASLLDEATAAAEAMAMAKRSSKLKLANSFFVAEDVHPQTIDVIKTRAEAFGFNVIVGPSSHALAHSDLFGALVQLTGTSGELHDDSTLLHQLKQRGVITCMAADIMSLVLLESPAAMGTDVVFGSSQRFGVPMGYGGPHAAFFACRDEFKRAMPGRIIGVSKDVAGNTALRMAMQTREQHIRREKANSNICTSQVLLANIAGFYAVYHGPAGLKRIAQRIHRLTDILAAGLQQKGLTLRHHRWFDTLCVEVADKAAVLTRALSFGVNLRADLDGAVGISLDETTTVDDLNTLFDILCGDQENIDIDALDRQCITQSQSIPTALLRQTPILTHPVFNCYHSETEMMRYMHRLERKDLALNQAMIPLGSCTMKLNAAAEMIPITWPEFAELHPFCPPEQATGYQILLGQLSQWLAQITGYDAICMQPNSGAQGEYAGLLTIRRYHQSRGQGNRHICLIPSSAHGTNPASAQMAGMTVVVVDCDKRGNVDLQDLRVKAEQSGDELSCIMVTYPSTHGVYEETIREVCHIVHQFGGQVYLDGANMNAQVGMTTPGYIGADVSHLNLHKTFSIPHGGGGPGMGPIGVKKHLAPFVPGHSVVHLEGIISHQGAVSAAPFGSASILPISWMYIHMMGAEGLKMASQVAILNANYIARRLKDAYPVLYSGVDGLVAHECILDIRSLKEACGITEMDIAKRLIDYGFHAPTMSFPVAGTLMVEPTESESKVELDRFIDAMLAIRSEIRRVHAGEWPLNDNPLVNAPHVQGELVHGWNHPYSRDLAVFPSQAVFHNKYWPTVKRLDDVYGDRNLFCSCVPVGEYR
- a CDS encoding alanine/glycine:cation symporter family protein, translated to MEILEQLVDRVNSLLWDHILIFLLCGTGIYFTIRLGFIQIRHFGTGIKELFGGMSLKGDKAGEHGMSSFQAVATAIAGQVGTGNLAGPATAILAGGPGAIFWMWVSSFLGMSTIYAEAILAQKFKTKDKNGQTVGGPAYYIEQGLKCKWLACVFAVLIIFALGFIGNMVQSNAIASAFNSSLGIPNWLMGVIMAIVAGVVIIGGIRSIASFSEKVVPVMAICYLIGAFTILAFNYQYILPAFEAIFVAAFNPQAVVGGGVGIGIQQAMRFGIARGLFANEAGMGSTPHAHAVARVARPEQQGFIAMMGVFVVCVIVTVTALVIITSGMKEWDAAGRIGESFLSVFRGQGITVTQQAYTYVFGHFGSLFISASLFFFAFTTIIGWYYYAENNVRYLFSSTFAVRIYQFLVICFIFIASLFNVELVWKMADMFNGLMVLPNLAALLLLSPIVIKLGKMSGYGSGIADPEPGK
- the trhA gene encoding PAQR family membrane homeostasis protein TrhA; the protein is MSASVKQGYSVAEEIANSVSHGIGFILGIVGLVLLLTQAIGKDASSLEITSYSLYGGSIILLFLASTLYHAIPNPAAKRRLKVFDHCAIYLLIAGTYTPFLLVGLGSPLAKGLMVVIWSLALIGVLFKLAFTHRFKVVSLVTYLGMGWLSLVVIYQMAVKLSVGAVGLLAVGGIIYSLGVIFYVNKRIPFNHAIWHGFVLGGSVCHFLAIYLYIA